GGACGAAGCGGATCGCGGTCGTCGTCGACTTCGGCACCCCGCAGGACGCGCCCGCCGGCGAGACCCCGCCGCAGGACGCGCCGACGACCGGCTGCGCCCGCGTCGCCGAGAACGCCACCGCCGCGGACGCCCTCGCGGCCGTCGCGAAGCCGCTCCGCTACGACAGCTCCGCGATGCTCTGCGGCATCGCGGGCTATCCGCGGCACGGCTGCGGCGAGGCGGTCGCCGACTCCTCGTCCGCCACCGGGGCCACCGCCGCCCCGAAGGCCGCCGAACCCTCCGACGGCGGCCCGTCGGCCGGCCTCCTCGTCGGCGGCGGGGCCGTCCTCGCCCTCGGCGCCGCGGCCGTCTGGAAGTCCCGCCGCCGCGCATGAGCCAGGCCCCGTCCGTCACCCCCGGCCTGCCGGGGCGCCTCCTCGCGCCCGTGGCGGACCGGGGCAACGCGCTGCACC
The Streptomyces roseofulvus genome window above contains:
- a CDS encoding SCO2322 family protein, translated to MTLRTKASGALACGAAGLLLALGAAAPAQAAGYRYWSYWEADGGKWSYANQGPATARPADGDAVGFRFALSEDSADATRPTAAPDFATVCGGVERSAGTKRIAVVVDFGTPQDAPAGETPPQDAPTTGCARVAENATAADALAAVAKPLRYDSSAMLCGIAGYPRHGCGEAVADSSSATGATAAPKAAEPSDGGPSAGLLVGGGAVLALGAAAVWKSRRRA